From one Triticum aestivum cultivar Chinese Spring chromosome 4B, IWGSC CS RefSeq v2.1, whole genome shotgun sequence genomic stretch:
- the LOC123090709 gene encoding protein enabled isoform X2, which yields MWEHFPPRASAGSRGPAPHHHHHRHRHDQQHVAPPDCQQQQHAAPHGDPDPLASVWIRRLHLAPSPPPPRASHPPPPSTPLHGHDAVSARSAGFGPFRWSPRPPVGAWDATPAPAPCGGGGAPPMMSPFFRSPPQPLPALAGAGEFAPVRPTIGFPGMPSPTVLGVNPHASWLPTAAAGPAYPNHDVGMIPDLHVRQHSMIPQNFARRAPSSSSENDEPFSYWNMGRFQRSTTTSSISQVAVEPGNFVKKRNADSNSLLPLKFRKLSGAG from the exons ATGTGGGAGCACTTCCCGCCCCGGGCCTCCGCCGGGAGCCGCGGCCCCgcgccgcaccaccaccaccaccgccaccgccacgacCAGCAGCATGTCGCGCCGCCCGActgccagcagcagcagcatgccGCGCCGCACGGCGACCCCGACCCGCTCGCCTCCGTCTGGATccgccgcctccacctcgccccgagcccgccgccgccgcgcgccagcCACCCGCCCCCGCCGTCCACGCCGCTGCACGGCCACGACGCCGTCTCCGCCCGCAGCGCCGGGTTCGGCCCCTTCCGCTGGAGCCCGCGCCCGCCGGTCGGCGCGTGGGACGCCACCCCCGCCCCAGCCCCATGTGGCGGTGGGGGCGCCCCGCCCATGATGTCGCCGTTCTTCCGCTCCCCGCCTCAGCCGCTCCCGGCGCTCGCGGGTGCTGGGGAGTTCGCGCCCGTCAGGCCCACGATCGGGTTCCCCGGGATGCCGTCGCCGACGGTACTTGGTGTCAACCCTCACGCATCCTGGCTACCGACGGCAGCTGCAG GTCCAGCCTATCCTAACCATGATGTGGGCATGATTCCC GATCTCCATGTTAGACAACACAGCATGATCCCACAAAATTTCGCAAGGCGCGCCCCTAGTTCCAGCAGCGAAAACGACGAGCCTTTCTCCTATTGGAACATGGGGAGGTTCCAGAGAAGCACCACGACTTCGTCGATCTCTCAGGTTGCTGTTGAGCCTGGCAATTTTGTGAAGAAGAGAAATGCAGACTCCAACAGCTTGCTCCCTCTCAAGTTCAGAAAGCTGAGTGGGGCTGGATAA
- the LOC123090709 gene encoding protein enabled isoform X1 → MWEHFPPRASAGSRGPAPHHHHHRHRHDQQHVAPPDCQQQQHAAPHGDPDPLASVWIRRLHLAPSPPPPRASHPPPPSTPLHGHDAVSARSAGFGPFRWSPRPPVGAWDATPAPAPCGGGGAPPMMSPFFRSPPQPLPALAGAGEFAPVRPTIGFPGMPSPTVLGVNPHASWLPTAAAGPAYPNHDVGMIPVRTSHDLHVRQHSMIPQNFARRAPSSSSENDEPFSYWNMGRFQRSTTTSSISQVAVEPGNFVKKRNADSNSLLPLKFRKLSGAG, encoded by the exons ATGTGGGAGCACTTCCCGCCCCGGGCCTCCGCCGGGAGCCGCGGCCCCgcgccgcaccaccaccaccaccgccaccgccacgacCAGCAGCATGTCGCGCCGCCCGActgccagcagcagcagcatgccGCGCCGCACGGCGACCCCGACCCGCTCGCCTCCGTCTGGATccgccgcctccacctcgccccgagcccgccgccgccgcgcgccagcCACCCGCCCCCGCCGTCCACGCCGCTGCACGGCCACGACGCCGTCTCCGCCCGCAGCGCCGGGTTCGGCCCCTTCCGCTGGAGCCCGCGCCCGCCGGTCGGCGCGTGGGACGCCACCCCCGCCCCAGCCCCATGTGGCGGTGGGGGCGCCCCGCCCATGATGTCGCCGTTCTTCCGCTCCCCGCCTCAGCCGCTCCCGGCGCTCGCGGGTGCTGGGGAGTTCGCGCCCGTCAGGCCCACGATCGGGTTCCCCGGGATGCCGTCGCCGACGGTACTTGGTGTCAACCCTCACGCATCCTGGCTACCGACGGCAGCTGCAG GTCCAGCCTATCCTAACCATGATGTGGGCATGATTCCCGTAAGAACTTCTCAT GATCTCCATGTTAGACAACACAGCATGATCCCACAAAATTTCGCAAGGCGCGCCCCTAGTTCCAGCAGCGAAAACGACGAGCCTTTCTCCTATTGGAACATGGGGAGGTTCCAGAGAAGCACCACGACTTCGTCGATCTCTCAGGTTGCTGTTGAGCCTGGCAATTTTGTGAAGAAGAGAAATGCAGACTCCAACAGCTTGCTCCCTCTCAAGTTCAGAAAGCTGAGTGGGGCTGGATAA
- the LOC123090709 gene encoding formin-like protein 20 isoform X3 translates to MWEHFPPRASAGSRGPAPHHHHHRHRHDQQHVAPPDCQQQQHAAPHGDPDPLASVWIRRLHLAPSPPPPRASHPPPPSTPLHGHDAVSARSAGFGPFRWSPRPPVGAWDATPAPAPCGGGGAPPMMSPFFRSPPQPLPALAGAGEFAPVRPTIGFPGMPSPTVLGVNPHASWLPTAAAGSPC, encoded by the exons ATGTGGGAGCACTTCCCGCCCCGGGCCTCCGCCGGGAGCCGCGGCCCCgcgccgcaccaccaccaccaccgccaccgccacgacCAGCAGCATGTCGCGCCGCCCGActgccagcagcagcagcatgccGCGCCGCACGGCGACCCCGACCCGCTCGCCTCCGTCTGGATccgccgcctccacctcgccccgagcccgccgccgccgcgcgccagcCACCCGCCCCCGCCGTCCACGCCGCTGCACGGCCACGACGCCGTCTCCGCCCGCAGCGCCGGGTTCGGCCCCTTCCGCTGGAGCCCGCGCCCGCCGGTCGGCGCGTGGGACGCCACCCCCGCCCCAGCCCCATGTGGCGGTGGGGGCGCCCCGCCCATGATGTCGCCGTTCTTCCGCTCCCCGCCTCAGCCGCTCCCGGCGCTCGCGGGTGCTGGGGAGTTCGCGCCCGTCAGGCCCACGATCGGGTTCCCCGGGATGCCGTCGCCGACGGTACTTGGTGTCAACCCTCACGCATCCTGGCTACCGACGGCAGCTGCAG GATCTCCATGTTAG
- the LOC123090710 gene encoding polygalacturonate 4-alpha-galacturonosyltransferase — MARAASLAALCLLLLAAAAAAGARMDPIYSGQLVPDWSREPKIKPQNFSLNREDNLQLLSRSRDVTRRKLGERTGVIKMETVQQDDEALVKLENAGFERSKAVDSAVLGKYSLWRRENENEKADANVRLMRDQMIMARIYSVLAKSRDKLDLYRELLARIKESQRSLGEATADSDLPKSASERAKAMGLVLSKARDQLYNCKEITHRLRSMLQSADEQVRSLKKQSTFLSQLAAKTIPNGIHCLSMRLTIDYYLLSPEKRKFPNSENLEDPDLYHYALFSDNVLAASVVVNSTIVNAKEPEKHVFHLVTDKLNFGAMNMWFLLNPPGDATIHVENVDDFKWLNSSYCPVLKQLESAAMKEYYFKADRQKTLSAGSSNLKYRNPKYLSMLNHLRFYLPQVYPKLNKILFLDDDIVVQKDLTGLWDVDLNGNVNGAVETCGESFHRFDKYLNFSNPNISQNFDPNACGWAYGMNIFDLEEWKKKDITGIYHKWQNMNENRLLWKLGTLPPGLMTFYKLTHPLDKSWHVLGLGYNPTVEHAEIDTAAVIHYNGNMKPWLEIAMTKYRPYWTQYINYEHSYVRGCKISQ; from the exons ATGGCGCGCGCGGCCTCCCTGGCGgcgctctgcctcctcctcctcgccgccgccgccgccgccggag CTCGAATGGACCCGATTTATTCTGGCCAACTG GTGCCGGACTGGAGCAGGGAACCCAAGATTAAACCGCAGAATTTCTCCCTGAATCGAGAGG ATAATCTTCAGCTCCTAAGCAGGTCACGAGATGTGACTCGCAGG AAATTGGGGGAGAGGACCGGTGTAATAAAGATGGAAACAGTACAGCAGGATGATGAAGCCCTGGTTAAACTTGAGAATGCAGGTTTTGAGCGTTCAAAAGCAGTTGATTCTGCTGTGCTGGGAAAATATAGTCTATGGAGACGCGAAAATGAAAACGAGAAGGCGGATGCAAATGTCCGTCTGATGCGGGACCAAATGATCATGGCTAGAATATATTCCGTGCTTGCCAAATCCAGGGACAAGCTCGATCTTTATCGGGAGCTACTCGCCAGGATCAAGGAAAGCCAGCGCTCCCTTGGGGAAGCTACTGCTGATTCTGATCTCCCTAAGAG TGCTTCTGAGAGAGCAAAAGCGATGGGTCTAGTTTTATCAAAAGCAAGGGATCAATTGTACAATTGCAAGGAAATTACCCATCGTTTAAGATCAATGCTTCAGTCAGCTGATGAGCAGGTCCGGAGCTTAAAGAAGCAGAGCACCTTCCTCAGTCAGTTGGCAGCTAAGACAATACCGAATGGCATACATTGCTTGTCCATGCGCTTAACAATAGACTATTACCTTCTCTCTCCAGAGAAAAGAAAGTTCCCTAATAGTGAGAATTTGGAAGATCCTGATCTTTATCACTATGCTCTTTTTTCGGACAATGTTCTGGCAGCATCAGTTGTGGTTAACTCAACCATCGTGAACGCAAAG GAGCCTGAGAAGCATGTCTTTCATCTTGTTACTGACAAACTGAACTTTGGGGCAATGAACATGTGGTTCTTGTTGAATCCACCTGGGGATGCCACAATCCATGTTGAAAATGTGGATGACTTCAAATGGTTGAACTCTTCGTACTGCCCTGTTTTGAAGCAGCTCGAGTCTGCAGCCATGAAAGAGTACTACTTTAAGGCAGATCGTCAAAAAACTCTCTCTGCTGGGTCCTCTAATCTGAAGTACCGAAACCCAAAATATCTGTCCATGCTCAACCATCTAAGATTTTACCTGCCACAAGTCTATCCTAAGTTGAATAAAATCCTTTTCCTCGATGACGACATTGTGGTCCAGAAGGACTTGACCGGACTGTGGGATGTTGATCTTAATGGGAATGTAAATGGTGCTGTGGAAACGTGCGGGGAGAGCTTCCACCGATTTGACAAGTACCTCAATTTCTCGAACCCAAATATTTCGCAGAATTTTGATCCTAACGCATGTGGTTGGGCTTATGGAATGAATATATTTGATCTGGAGGAGTGGAAGAAGAAGGACATTACTGGAATTTACCATAAGTGGCAGAACATG AATGAAAACAGGCTGCTGTGGAAACTGGGGACGCTTCCGCCAGGCCTGATGACTTTCTACAAGCTGACGCACCCCCTGGACAAATCATGGCATGTGCTTGGGTTAGGGTACAACCCGACGGTCGAGCACGCGGAGATCGACACCGCCGCCGTCATCCACTACAACGGGAACATGAAGCCGTGGCTGGAGATTGCGATGACCAAGTACCGGCCTTACTGGACGCAGTACATCAACTACGAGCACTCCTATGTCCGGGGCTGCAAGATCAGTCAATAG